One segment of Sphingobacteriales bacterium DNA contains the following:
- a CDS encoding T9SS type A sorting domain-containing protein, with the protein MNYKNQGHPKIPKITVQVLLLVRLLLQGLPLCAQSNYTFSEHYGEFKASDHGTNIYLTDSSYIIENRKVCFGFNGAPVSCASLLSVAHDGTFEWENTQHYFPNGFVLSYNSIAPAEGGGYWRCGSYYLAADIQIMLQRLNAKGDTLWTRQYGKTDSTESGDGVVVTPEGNLLVFGYRYVLGEVGSVSVLMKLDTLGNVLWERTYHISSDDKNEGESLIRLHIGHDGKYYAVGNINRPWGELQENFVLRIDTAGYLEQADSVSFRHSIVPAQDGNYWFTGSRRHPLDSITVFMAVRYLAYLGKLSGANMQDTLWVLPLNSFEGWGTGSETPGIADMLPTADGGILLVGSNYNIKDPQEIFSSRTGWLCKFSANGEKEWERTYLPKFNPFENIYSNSRLMKAVATPDGGYAACGECSYYDVIEEKISADVWLLKVDAQGCLEDWSCESEYLYLGGEAIDIESVEQAQLLSITPNPATDKLFIHSPEALTNVAIYNTLGQQFPLLEGARGSTNSPSERGSGGVNEAQKGVNELSVAHLASGIYFVQAYTKSGKVFTQKFVKR; encoded by the coding sequence ATGAACTATAAAAATCAGGGTCATCCTAAAATTCCAAAAATCACAGTACAGGTGCTGCTATTAGTGCGCTTGCTGCTGCAAGGTTTGCCGCTTTGCGCACAGAGCAACTACACTTTTTCGGAGCATTATGGTGAGTTCAAAGCCTCCGACCACGGCACGAATATATATTTAACCGACAGCTCGTATATCATAGAAAATCGCAAAGTATGTTTTGGTTTCAATGGCGCACCCGTTTCCTGTGCTTCCCTGCTGTCGGTGGCACACGATGGCACCTTTGAATGGGAAAATACGCAACATTATTTTCCCAACGGGTTTGTATTGAGCTACAATTCCATAGCCCCTGCGGAGGGCGGGGGTTATTGGCGTTGCGGCTCCTACTATTTGGCGGCGGATATACAGATAATGCTACAGCGGCTCAATGCAAAAGGCGATACCCTCTGGACGCGGCAATACGGAAAAACGGACAGCACGGAGTCGGGCGATGGTGTGGTAGTAACCCCCGAAGGCAACCTCTTAGTATTTGGCTACCGATATGTACTTGGGGAGGTGGGGAGTGTGAGTGTATTGATGAAATTAGATACCTTGGGCAATGTATTGTGGGAGCGCACCTACCACATCAGCAGCGATGATAAAAACGAAGGCGAGTCATTAATTCGATTACATATCGGTCACGACGGCAAATATTATGCGGTAGGCAATATCAATCGCCCTTGGGGCGAGTTGCAAGAAAACTTTGTATTGCGCATTGATACAGCGGGCTATTTGGAGCAGGCAGACTCGGTTTCGTTTCGCCATTCCATTGTACCCGCCCAAGATGGGAACTATTGGTTCACGGGTAGCCGCCGCCACCCTTTGGACAGCATTACGGTTTTTATGGCAGTTCGTTATCTTGCCTATTTGGGCAAGTTGAGTGGTGCGAATATGCAGGATACGCTGTGGGTATTGCCACTCAACAGTTTTGAGGGTTGGGGCACGGGGAGCGAAACGCCGGGTATTGCAGATATGCTGCCCACAGCAGACGGCGGCATCTTATTGGTAGGCAGTAATTATAATATAAAAGACCCTCAAGAGATTTTTTCATCACGAACGGGTTGGTTGTGCAAATTCAGTGCGAATGGCGAGAAGGAGTGGGAGCGTACCTATTTACCGAAGTTCAACCCTTTTGAGAATATTTACAGCAACTCACGGTTGATGAAAGCAGTAGCCACACCCGATGGGGGCTATGCGGCTTGTGGGGAGTGTTCGTATTACGATGTAATAGAGGAAAAAATCAGTGCCGATGTATGGCTGCTGAAAGTAGATGCTCAGGGCTGTTTGGAGGATTGGTCCTGCGAGAGCGAGTATTTATATTTGGGTGGTGAAGCAATAGACATTGAGTCGGTGGAGCAGGCGCAACTTTTGAGCATCACGCCCAACCCCGCCACCGATAAGCTATTTATCCACAGCCCCGAAGCCCTCACCAATGTAGCAATATACAACACCCTCGGACAGCAATTCCCCCTCTTAGAGGGGGCAAGGGGGAGTACAAATTCCCCCTCTGAGAGGGGGTCAGGGGGAGTAAATGAAGCGCAAAAGGGAGTAAACGAACTTTCCGTTGCGCATCTCGCC
- a CDS encoding T9SS type A sorting domain-containing protein — MRIDTAGYLEQADSVSFRHSIVPAQDGNYWFDSSRRHPLDSITVFMSVRYLAYLGKLSGANMQDTLWVLQLNSFEGWGTGSETPGIADMLPTADGGILLVGSQRNIKDPQEISPSEAGWLCKFSANGEKEWERTYMPKFNPFENFYTGSVLMKAVATPDGGYAACGECSYYDVIEEKISADVWLLKVDAQGCLEDWSCESEYLYLGGEAIDIESVEQAQLLSIAPNPATDKLFIHSPETLTNVAIYNTLGQQFPLLEGARGSTNSPSERGSGAVNEAQKGVNELSVAHLPPGIYLLRAHTQSGKVMTHKFVKR, encoded by the coding sequence TTGCGCATCGATACAGCGGGCTATTTGGAGCAGGCAGACTCGGTTTCGTTTCGCCATTCCATTGTACCCGCCCAAGATGGGAACTATTGGTTTGATAGTAGCCGTCGCCACCCTTTAGACAGTATTACGGTATTTATGTCAGTTCGTTATCTTGCCTATTTGGGCAAGCTGAGTGGTGCCAATATGCAGGATACGCTGTGGGTGCTGCAACTCAACAGTTTTGAGGGTTGGGGCACGGGGAGCGAAACGCCGGGTATTGCAGATATGCTGCCCACAGCAGACGGCGGCATCTTATTGGTAGGCAGCCAGCGCAACATAAAAGACCCTCAGGAGATTTCACCGTCAGAAGCGGGCTGGCTGTGCAAATTCAGTGCGAATGGCGAGAAGGAGTGGGAGCGTACCTATATGCCGAAGTTCAACCCTTTTGAAAATTTTTACACGGGTTCCGTATTGATGAAAGCAGTAGCCACACCCGATGGGGGCTATGCGGCTTGTGGGGAGTGTTCGTATTACGATGTAATAGAGGAAAAAATCAGTGCCGATGTATGGCTGCTGAAAGTAGATGCTCAGGGCTGTTTGGAGGATTGGTCCTGCGAGAGCGAGTATTTATATTTGGGTGGTGAAGCAATAGACATTGAGTCGGTGGAGCAAGCGCAACTTTTGAGCATTGCTCCCAACCCCGCCACCGATAAGCTATTTATCCACAGCCCCGAAACCCTCACCAATGTAGCAATATATAACACCCTCGGACAGCAATTCCCCCTCTTAGAGGGGGCAAGGGGGAGTACAAATTCCCCCTCTGAGAGGGGGTCAGGGGCAGTAAATGAAGCGCAAAAGGGAGTAAACGAACTTTCCGTTGCGCATCTTCCGCCGGGCATCTACTTGCTGCGAGCACACACCCAATCGGGTAAAGTAATGACGCACAAATTTGTGAAGCGATAA
- a CDS encoding T9SS type A sorting domain-containing protein has protein sequence MRSKEPKKVVELQGEWVAYQKLDNNQIDNLKELSGTAFRYRADAQALFRHLQADNTLPLPIYPERGKIAKTAIGGSTEKNTANLASYLSPNPATDKLFIHSPEALTNIAIYNTLGQQFPLLEGARGSTNSPSERWLGAVNETQFGAENEVSVAHLTSGIYFVEVRTKSGKVMTHKFVKQ, from the coding sequence ATGCGCAGCAAAGAGCCGAAAAAAGTGGTGGAATTGCAGGGCGAATGGGTAGCCTACCAAAAACTCGATAACAACCAGATAGATAACCTCAAAGAATTGTCGGGTACTGCTTTTCGGTACCGCGCCGACGCGCAGGCTTTATTTCGCCATTTGCAAGCCGACAATACCCTCCCTTTGCCCATCTACCCTGAGCGCGGCAAAATTGCGAAAACAGCCATCGGCGGCAGCACGGAAAAAAATACCGCAAACTTGGCAAGCTATCTAAGCCCCAACCCCGCCACCGATAAGCTATTTATCCACAGCCCCGAAGCCCTCACTAATATAGCAATATACAACACACTCGGACAGCAATTCCCCCTCTTAGAGGGGGCAAGGGGGAGTACAAATTCCCCCTCTGAGAGGTGGTTAGGGGCAGTAAATGAAACGCAATTCGGAGCAGAAAACGAGGTCTCCGTTGCGCACCTCACGAGCGGCATCTACTTTGTGGAAGTGCGCACGAAGTCAGGTAAAGTAATGACGCACAAATTTGTGAAGCAATAA
- a CDS encoding efflux RND transporter permease subunit, whose amino-acid sequence MDINKTFKEFLPTSWSIDNHTTIYIITIFVVIFGLSAYNNLPKNQFPDIVIPTMYVSTIYPGTSPADMENLVTRPIEKEIKSISGVKKITSNSIQDFSNVIVEFNTDVEVAVAKQKVKDAVDKAASKLPQDLPAAPNVLEMDFSEIPIMNINISGDYDLDKLKHYAEDIQDEVEQFKEITRADMIGALQREIQVNVDMYKMQAAGVSFRDIESAIASENVTISGGLVNVDNMKRAIRVKGQFNDANIINNLIITSGQGAKIYLRDIAQIKDTYEEKESYARFNGKNVITLNVIKRSGENLINASDKIHALLEEMRATTLPKDLEVQVTADMSENTRTTLADLNNSIIIGFILVTLVLMFFMGVTNAFFVALSVPLSCFLAFIVMPAIGFELNMIVLFALLFALGIIVDDAIVVIENTYRIYDHGKVPVVKAAKEAAGEIFIPVFAGTLTTLAPFIPLAFWGGIIGKFMFYLPVTLILTLLASLIIAFIINPVFAVSFMRPEVDMNDAAARRQHWRRVAMYAIIMLLLAVLAQVFGSVGVRNFVMMCLLLYISYQLFLKKILSAFEHGVIPALVNVYEHVLRFTLKGWRIYGVILLTICLFFFSIFLVSVRAPAVVFFPQGDPNFIYVYLNLPVGTNQAYTDSITQIVEKEVVNIVGKDNPIVESVIANVAVGAADPMSGDRSAASNKAKVSVSFVKFAERGGQSTRTYLDKLRTQLKDIPGVQISVDQEQNGPPVGAPINIEVSGENLEELQQTANRLKYYLVDTMRIGGIEELKSDFISNNPEVIVEIDRERAAREGVSTGQIGMELRTAIFGKEVSKFKDQEDEFPIQLRYAFDQRNSLDRLINLKISFRDMNTGRFRQVPLSAVANVKYSNTYGGIKRKNLKRVITLASNVLSSHNANDVNAQITQAVKGFKMPRSVEIDLTGQQEEQAETSAFLGRALLISLGLIFIILVTQFNSFSKTLIILSEIIFSVIGVLIGFSLTRMEISIVMTGIGIVGLAGIVVKNGILIVEFADVLRQQGYSLLESIVNAGKTRLKPVLLTAAATILGLVPLAVGLNIDFVSLFTKLDPKIFLGGDSVVFWGPLSWTIIFGLSFATFITLVVVPAMYLISEGIKQKWSKTPPIAPVANPEQ is encoded by the coding sequence ATGGACATCAACAAAACCTTCAAAGAGTTTTTACCCACCTCTTGGAGCATAGATAATCATACCACTATTTATATTATTACCATATTTGTTGTGATATTTGGTTTGTCGGCTTACAACAATTTGCCCAAAAACCAATTTCCCGATATTGTTATTCCTACCATGTATGTAAGTACCATTTATCCGGGTACTTCGCCGGCAGATATGGAAAATTTGGTGACACGCCCCATCGAAAAAGAAATTAAATCTATTTCGGGCGTAAAAAAAATTACTTCCAACTCCATACAGGATTTTTCCAATGTGATTGTGGAGTTCAATACAGATGTGGAAGTGGCGGTAGCCAAACAAAAAGTGAAAGATGCAGTGGACAAAGCCGCTTCCAAATTGCCGCAGGATTTGCCCGCCGCCCCCAATGTGCTGGAAATGGACTTTTCCGAAATTCCCATCATGAACATCAATATTTCCGGCGATTACGATTTGGATAAATTAAAACACTATGCCGAAGATATTCAAGATGAAGTAGAGCAATTTAAAGAGATTACCCGCGCCGATATGATTGGTGCTTTGCAGCGCGAAATTCAGGTGAATGTGGATATGTACAAAATGCAGGCGGCGGGGGTATCTTTTCGTGATATAGAAAGTGCTATCGCTTCCGAAAACGTAACCATATCGGGTGGCTTGGTAAATGTGGATAATATGAAACGCGCCATTCGTGTAAAAGGGCAATTCAACGATGCCAATATCATCAACAACTTAATTATAACCTCCGGACAGGGGGCTAAGATTTATTTGCGTGATATTGCCCAGATTAAAGATACTTACGAAGAAAAAGAAAGTTATGCGCGTTTCAACGGAAAAAATGTAATTACGCTCAATGTTATCAAGCGAAGTGGCGAAAACCTCATCAATGCCTCCGACAAAATCCACGCTTTATTGGAAGAAATGCGCGCAACCACGCTGCCGAAAGATTTGGAGGTGCAAGTAACCGCCGATATGTCGGAAAATACCCGCACGACCCTCGCCGACCTCAACAATTCCATCATTATCGGTTTTATTTTGGTAACGTTGGTGCTGATGTTTTTTATGGGTGTCACCAACGCTTTTTTTGTGGCTTTATCAGTGCCTTTGTCGTGTTTTTTGGCATTTATAGTAATGCCCGCCATTGGTTTTGAGCTGAATATGATTGTGTTGTTTGCACTTTTGTTTGCTTTGGGAATCATTGTAGATGATGCCATTGTGGTGATAGAAAACACCTACCGCATCTACGACCACGGCAAAGTACCCGTTGTGAAAGCTGCAAAAGAAGCAGCAGGCGAAATTTTTATCCCCGTTTTTGCAGGCACACTCACCACACTTGCGCCTTTTATTCCTTTGGCATTTTGGGGGGGCATTATCGGCAAGTTTATGTTTTATTTGCCCGTTACGCTCATTCTTACCTTATTGGCATCGCTGATTATCGCTTTTATCATTAATCCGGTATTTGCGGTATCTTTTATGCGCCCCGAAGTGGATATGAACGATGCCGCCGCCCGCCGTCAGCATTGGCGCAGGGTAGCAATGTACGCTATTATTATGCTGTTATTGGCGGTGTTGGCGCAAGTATTTGGTTCGGTAGGTGTGCGCAACTTTGTGATGATGTGCCTGTTGTTGTACATCTCTTATCAGCTGTTTCTCAAAAAAATATTGTCTGCTTTCGAGCACGGCGTTATTCCGGCTTTGGTAAATGTGTATGAGCACGTGCTGCGGTTTACTTTAAAAGGCTGGAGGATTTACGGCGTGATTTTGCTGACGATCTGCTTGTTTTTCTTTTCCATCTTCTTGGTATCGGTGCGTGCGCCGGCGGTAGTGTTTTTTCCACAGGGCGACCCCAATTTCATTTATGTATATCTGAATTTGCCCGTAGGCACCAATCAAGCCTACACGGATTCCATTACTCAAATTGTGGAAAAAGAGGTGGTGAATATTGTAGGAAAAGATAACCCGATTGTAGAAAGCGTAATTGCCAACGTAGCAGTGGGTGCTGCCGACCCGATGAGCGGCGACCGCAGTGCGGCTTCCAACAAAGCGAAGGTGAGTGTGTCTTTTGTGAAATTTGCCGAGCGCGGCGGTCAAAGTACACGCACTTATTTGGATAAGCTCCGCACCCAACTCAAAGATATTCCGGGTGTGCAGATTTCGGTGGATCAGGAGCAAAACGGACCTCCTGTGGGTGCGCCTATCAACATAGAGGTAAGCGGCGAAAATTTGGAAGAACTCCAACAAACCGCCAACCGCCTCAAATATTATTTGGTAGATACCATGCGCATCGGCGGTATTGAAGAACTGAAAAGCGACTTCATCAGCAACAACCCCGAAGTAATCGTTGAAATAGACCGCGAGCGGGCTGCCCGCGAGGGCGTTTCTACCGGACAAATCGGTATGGAATTGCGCACCGCCATTTTTGGTAAAGAAGTTTCCAAATTCAAAGATCAGGAAGATGAATTTCCCATTCAACTGCGCTATGCCTTCGACCAACGCAACAGCTTAGACCGCCTCATCAACCTCAAAATATCTTTCCGCGATATGAACACGGGGCGTTTCAGACAAGTACCACTGTCGGCGGTAGCCAACGTAAAATACAGCAATACCTATGGCGGCATCAAGCGCAAAAACCTCAAACGTGTTATCACGCTGGCTTCCAACGTACTGAGCAGCCACAACGCCAACGATGTCAATGCGCAGATTACGCAGGCGGTAAAAGGGTTTAAAATGCCGCGCAGCGTAGAGATAGACCTCACCGGACAGCAGGAAGAGCAAGCCGAAACCTCTGCCTTTTTGGGTAGAGCATTATTAATTTCTCTGGGATTAATTTTTATTATTCTCGTTACCCAGTTCAATTCTTTCAGCAAAACACTGATTATTTTGAGCGAAATTATTTTCAGCGTTATCGGCGTACTCATTGGTTTTTCGCTCACACGCATGGAAATCTCTATCGTAATGACCGGTATCGGAATTGTCGGTTTGGCGGGTATTGTAGTCAAAAATGGTATTTTGATAGTGGAATTTGCTGATGTACTCCGGCAGCAGGGCTACTCCCTCCTTGAAAGTATAGTAAATGCCGGAAAAACTCGCCTCAAACCCGTATTGCTCACCGCCGCCGCCACTATTTTGGGGTTAGTGCCTTTGGCGGTAGGCTTAAATATTGACTTTGTTTCGCTCTTTACCAAATTAGACCCCAAAATCTTTTTGGGCGGCGACAGCGTAGTATTTTGGGGTCCGCTCTCGTGGACAATTATCTTCGGTTTGAGTTTTGCCACTTTTATCACTTTGGTGGTAGTGCCGGCGATGTATCTTATCAGCGAAGGCATCAAACAAAAATGGAGTAAAACGCCACCCATTGCGCCTGTAGCCAACCCCGAACAATAA
- a CDS encoding efflux RND transporter periplasmic adaptor subunit codes for MNAYIKPFLVLLLCLSAASCGNNPAEATGDNKSGQLEALKKQQADLNQQISSLEKELGVSSANDAGAAKQSSIEVTDLHPQSFVSYLEVQGSVEAADNIGVSPRQPGIIEQVSVIEGQSVSKGQLLATLDDALFQQSIQELQTNLEFARTIYAKQKSLWDKQIGTEVQYLTAKNNVETLEKKLATLREQGELYKIYAPISGIIDQVNVKNGEGAMVGMPVFRIVNMKDLSVKADIAENYAAKIKQGAAVEVYFPDIQKNVSGKITRVSNVINGITRSFEVEVKIPAMAEVRPNMIAMLKVKDYAANAAIVVPVNTLQTSDDKSYVMVAEKQADGSYLAKRRMVETGTIYGNGAEVKKGLQSGDLLISTGYQDLANGQAVKF; via the coding sequence ATGAACGCATACATAAAGCCGTTTTTAGTGTTGCTGTTGTGCCTGAGTGCGGCATCTTGCGGCAACAATCCTGCCGAAGCTACCGGCGACAACAAATCAGGGCAGCTGGAGGCATTGAAAAAACAACAAGCCGACCTGAATCAGCAAATCAGCAGCCTCGAAAAAGAACTCGGCGTGAGCAGTGCCAACGATGCCGGTGCCGCCAAGCAAAGCTCTATTGAAGTGACGGATTTGCACCCGCAGTCGTTTGTGAGCTATTTGGAGGTGCAAGGCTCGGTAGAAGCCGCCGACAATATCGGAGTTAGTCCGCGTCAGCCCGGCATCATTGAGCAAGTGAGCGTGATAGAAGGGCAGTCGGTGAGCAAAGGACAATTACTCGCCACCTTAGACGATGCTTTGTTTCAGCAGAGCATTCAGGAGTTGCAGACCAATCTGGAATTTGCCCGCACCATTTACGCCAAACAAAAATCGCTGTGGGACAAACAAATCGGTACAGAAGTACAATACCTCACCGCCAAAAATAATGTAGAAACCTTAGAGAAAAAACTCGCCACACTACGCGAGCAGGGCGAATTGTATAAAATATATGCTCCTATCAGTGGTATCATTGACCAAGTGAACGTAAAAAACGGCGAAGGAGCGATGGTAGGAATGCCCGTTTTTCGGATTGTTAATATGAAGGATTTGAGCGTAAAAGCCGACATCGCCGAAAACTACGCCGCCAAAATCAAGCAGGGTGCGGCGGTGGAAGTGTATTTTCCTGATATTCAAAAAAACGTGAGTGGCAAAATTACCCGTGTTTCCAACGTTATCAACGGCATCACGCGCTCATTTGAAGTAGAAGTGAAAATTCCGGCAATGGCGGAAGTGCGCCCCAATATGATAGCCATGCTCAAAGTAAAAGATTATGCAGCCAACGCCGCTATCGTGGTACCCGTGAACACCCTCCAGACCAGCGATGACAAAAGCTATGTGATGGTTGCCGAAAAACAGGCAGACGGTTCTTACCTTGCAAAACGCCGTATGGTGGAAACCGGAACAATTTACGGTAATGGAGCAGAAGTGAAAAAAGGACTGCAAAGCGGCGATTTGCTCATCAGCACCGGTTATCAGGATTTAGCCAACGGACAAGCGGTGAAGTTTTAG
- a CDS encoding TolC family protein yields the protein MTRNIVLSIGISVLLWLSMWNGGGNAFAQGGAVRTFTLPEAQKYAVERHLTLKNSQLDIEIARSRVRELKAIGLPQVNGTARYLYNIKLPAQLVPADMFGFPSALPVLNDFDGDPATSDYIYFPQDTTNNSEFTKLTFGTKNNLNFGLEASQLLFDGSYLLGLKAAELYVEQAEKSALKTESDIKNNVRDAYLAALLIQENIAIIDKNIEVLNKTLYEVSEMQKAGFVEQLDVDRLQLTASNLRVQRQTLQRSADLLIDVLQFQMGMSLTDPIALTDRLESFLTEADALLLMDYASLWNEADKKRIESQLLQLQNTFREMEIKQIKLKYYPSVAAFSQANLSYQGDNFNVFKKDKWISSMLVGLQVNVPIYDGGSKKAQLAQKTIIQQQSFNQEKFFKQGLQLELSQAQSKLKTARESLKIQADNVVLAQRIYDTTLIKYRTGVGSSLEITDAESKLYQTQGLYLQAMYDVGAAKSALEKALGR from the coding sequence ATGACACGCAATATTGTTTTATCCATCGGCATATCGGTGCTGCTGTGGCTAAGTATGTGGAATGGCGGCGGCAATGCCTTTGCTCAAGGCGGAGCGGTGCGCACTTTTACACTCCCCGAAGCACAAAAATATGCCGTAGAGCGACACCTGACGCTCAAAAACTCCCAACTCGACATTGAAATTGCCCGCAGTCGGGTGCGCGAACTCAAAGCTATCGGTTTGCCGCAGGTCAATGGCACGGCGCGCTATTTGTACAACATCAAGTTGCCCGCACAATTAGTGCCCGCCGATATGTTCGGTTTTCCGTCTGCTTTGCCCGTACTCAACGACTTCGACGGCGACCCCGCCACCTCGGATTATATTTATTTTCCGCAAGATACCACCAACAATTCCGAATTTACAAAGCTCACTTTCGGTACTAAAAACAACCTCAATTTTGGTTTGGAAGCCAGTCAGCTTTTGTTTGACGGCTCTTATTTGTTAGGACTCAAAGCGGCGGAATTGTATGTAGAGCAAGCTGAAAAAAGCGCACTCAAAACCGAAAGTGATATAAAAAATAATGTGCGCGATGCTTATTTGGCTGCTTTGCTGATACAGGAAAATATCGCTATTATAGATAAAAACATAGAGGTATTGAACAAAACGCTCTACGAAGTGAGCGAAATGCAAAAAGCGGGTTTTGTGGAACAATTAGATGTGGACAGGCTGCAACTGACGGCTTCCAATTTGCGAGTACAACGCCAAACTTTGCAGCGCAGTGCCGACCTCTTGATAGATGTGTTGCAATTTCAGATGGGAATGTCGCTGACCGACCCCATTGCGCTGACCGACCGTTTAGAAAGTTTTTTGACAGAAGCCGATGCACTCCTGCTCATGGATTATGCCTCACTTTGGAACGAAGCCGACAAAAAGCGCATCGAATCGCAGTTGTTGCAGTTGCAGAATACTTTCAGGGAGATGGAGATAAAACAAATAAAATTAAAATATTATCCGAGTGTGGCGGCATTTTCGCAAGCCAACCTCTCCTATCAGGGCGACAATTTCAATGTATTTAAAAAAGATAAATGGATTAGTTCTATGTTGGTGGGGCTACAGGTGAATGTACCGATTTATGACGGCGGCTCTAAAAAAGCGCAACTCGCCCAAAAAACCATCATACAACAACAATCTTTTAATCAGGAAAAGTTTTTCAAACAAGGTTTGCAGTTGGAGCTTTCACAAGCGCAAAGCAAATTGAAAACCGCCCGCGAAAGCCTCAAAATCCAAGCAGATAATGTAGTGTTGGCGCAGCGTATTTATGATACCACGCTTATTAAATACAGAACCGGAGTAGGTAGCAGCTTGGAAATAACCGATGCCGAAAGCAAATTATATCAAACACAAGGTTTGTATTTGCAAGCAATGTATGATGTGGGAGCAGCTAAATCTGCTTTGGAAAAAGCTTTAGGAAGATAA
- a CDS encoding TetR/AcrR family transcriptional regulator: MDPTRSKIIEAATQFFMRYGIRNVTMDELAQCIGISKKTLYLHISDKETLLKIVLDEFLQQERAEMQRIENSNENAIQQMLAIADYVVRQLKALNLNVMYELRKYYIELAESFQKQHHAFISRLIQNNIVKGIGEGLYRKNIKPNLITRFYIAKVRSILEDEGYAEQGFAAADVFGELFIYHIMGIASEAGLLYLKENKQCFTSSSHHHSNPVHNK, encoded by the coding sequence ATGGATCCTACACGCTCAAAAATTATAGAAGCAGCTACGCAGTTTTTTATGCGCTACGGCATCAGAAATGTAACGATGGACGAATTGGCGCAGTGTATCGGTATTTCCAAAAAAACGCTGTATTTGCATATCAGCGATAAGGAGACGCTGCTGAAAATAGTATTAGATGAGTTTTTGCAGCAGGAGCGTGCAGAAATGCAGCGTATAGAAAACAGCAACGAAAATGCCATTCAACAGATGCTCGCCATTGCCGATTATGTGGTGCGCCAACTGAAAGCTTTGAATTTGAATGTAATGTACGAACTCAGAAAATATTATATAGAATTGGCGGAATCCTTTCAAAAACAACATCATGCTTTCATCAGTCGCCTGATTCAGAATAATATCGTGAAAGGAATAGGGGAGGGCTTGTACAGAAAAAACATCAAACCGAACCTCATTACCCGTTTTTATATTGCCAAAGTACGCAGTATTCTGGAAGATGAAGGCTATGCCGAACAAGGTTTTGCTGCTGCCGATGTATTTGGCGAATTGTTTATTTATCATATAATGGGCATTGCTTCGGAGGCAGGGCTCTTGTATTTAAAAGAAAACAAGCAATGTTTCACTTCTTCTTCTCATCATCATTCAAATCCCGTTCATAATAAATAA